Proteins co-encoded in one Azospirillum brasilense genomic window:
- a CDS encoding ribbon-helix-helix domain-containing protein produces MSSKKLRNVCVAGKRTSMRLEPAFWDALAEIAQREGLTVGALCTRLAERMDAQDADSLSSTVRVYVMEYFRAATPGREEVRYEMAVAAE; encoded by the coding sequence ATGTCATCGAAGAAGCTCAGGAACGTTTGCGTCGCCGGGAAGCGCACCAGCATGCGGCTGGAGCCGGCCTTCTGGGACGCCCTGGCGGAGATCGCGCAGAGGGAGGGCCTGACGGTCGGCGCGCTGTGCACCCGCCTCGCCGAGCGGATGGATGCCCAGGACGCAGACAGCCTGTCCAGCACCGTGCGGGTCTACGTGATGGAGTATTTCAGGGCGGCCACGCCGGGGCGGGAAGAGGTCCGATACGAGATGGCCGTAGCGGCGGAGTGA
- a CDS encoding lysozyme produces MTTTPAGAAIPREIHDDALALVRHFEGLYLKAYLCPAGVPTIGYGHTAGVRMGQTITSLQAEVFLRADMAEAALDVDKLVKVPLTDRQRGALASFVFNLGAGALGSSTLLRVLNQGDYAGAAAEFPKWVYATVDGVKTRLPGLKKRRAAEKALFEAG; encoded by the coding sequence ATGACCACCACGCCCGCCGGCGCGGCGATCCCGCGCGAGATCCACGACGATGCCTTGGCCCTCGTCCGCCATTTCGAGGGGCTGTACCTGAAAGCCTACCTGTGCCCGGCTGGCGTCCCCACCATCGGCTACGGCCACACCGCTGGGGTTCGGATGGGCCAGACCATCACGTCCCTACAGGCCGAGGTCTTCCTGCGCGCCGACATGGCCGAGGCCGCTCTGGACGTCGACAAGCTGGTCAAGGTGCCGCTGACCGATCGGCAGCGCGGCGCCCTGGCCTCCTTCGTGTTCAACCTGGGGGCCGGTGCGCTGGGCAGCTCGACGCTGCTCCGCGTGCTGAACCAGGGCGACTACGCCGGGGCGGCGGCCGAGTTTCCGAAGTGGGTCTACGCCACGGTCGACGGCGTCAAGACGCGGCTTCCGGGTCTGAAGAAGCGCCGGGCTGCGGAGAAGGCGCTGTTCGAGGCCGGATGA
- a CDS encoding DUF4376 domain-containing protein: MHMLYSASSRGFYRPDRDYQNLPADLVEVARDDYEALFAGQAAGAEIVPDESGRPVLAFPPPPTLAERRATVAAAVDALRDRHMDEGAEHGGKRFALDGTSRTDLAGMATTAALVQLGALEWPADYATGWIALDNSRLPLPTPQDGIALAAAVAARYAALVQAARTIKDAVVASDDPETIDIAAGWPA; this comes from the coding sequence ATGCACATGCTCTATTCCGCGTCGTCGCGGGGGTTCTACCGGCCCGACCGCGACTATCAGAACCTGCCCGCTGATCTGGTGGAAGTCGCGCGCGACGACTACGAGGCCCTGTTCGCCGGGCAGGCCGCGGGGGCCGAAATCGTGCCGGACGAATCCGGGCGCCCGGTCCTGGCCTTCCCGCCGCCGCCGACGCTGGCCGAGCGGCGGGCGACGGTGGCCGCCGCGGTGGACGCCCTGCGCGACCGGCACATGGATGAGGGCGCCGAACACGGTGGGAAGCGCTTCGCCCTGGACGGCACCAGCCGCACCGATTTGGCGGGCATGGCGACCACGGCGGCGCTTGTGCAGCTGGGCGCGCTGGAGTGGCCGGCGGACTACGCCACGGGGTGGATCGCGCTGGACAACAGCCGGCTGCCGCTGCCGACGCCGCAAGACGGCATCGCCCTGGCCGCCGCGGTCGCCGCCCGCTACGCCGCGCTGGTCCAGGCGGCGCGCACCATCAAGGATGCGGTGGTGGCCAGCGATGACCCGGAAACCATCGACATCGCCGCGGGCTGGCCGGCCTGA